Proteins from a genomic interval of Zingiber officinale cultivar Zhangliang chromosome 2A, Zo_v1.1, whole genome shotgun sequence:
- the LOC122041224 gene encoding uncharacterized protein LOC122041224 isoform X1 — MMAAAAEKKNRKVGISEEDVSLLLQRYSPTTILTLLQEVSQVASVTIDWNALVKRTATEITSAQEYQMLWRHLAYHHDLLEKIDDGAEPLDDESDLEIEVEAVPAASSEILSEAAACVRVLMSYGLPREHSLTNRTNAEASSSLNGFSDQTLRVPLDKQQQSRANRGTNVTVATLQRQSLAMGTSTEGFEGNGSGSSFPPKKKRKLWTKEEDMELIAAVQKFGEGNWSNILKGDFKHNRTASQLSQRWAIIRKRDANLLQGSSNKLASSTRSEERLATQKAISLALDMPKSGRLLAILSGGTQSIATSSSPALSTAPSDVPPISSPPPNQQQQASLAISPKITMNTLNKPQTIPKKSLVSAKPSVGPNSLIQAAAFAAGGRIATPSTAASLFRAAQSKNAVHIRPGGGARSSPINNVKPLTLANTTGQQSMSARSSRVTATILAPSQANPMSVSPRTKLGGPQVQGCHGRAANNPLNVTSTNQRTNIESTSDTLSPEISEKNDDADSSAIDVDDLLVEEIKCEDDMEFDEIMAPDQQMDLLIGDISANEDNDFDSAYDAEATSDKQLDENENRTVNDVLPSDIDTTENKSLEVNDSEDHIPPEERPTLLHDESNKSNCGEHVSLENRTTSPICNDRNDNAEELNGAEIMAEKAESSKALHLDPTQEDASSGGKLLNNDDSIAINAKQAEPGESKVAEEDLTRRD; from the exons GTACAGTCCAACAACAATTCTTACTCTTCTCCAAGAGGTTTCTCAGGTTGCCAGTGTAACAATAGATTGGAATGCACTTGTCAAAAGAACTGCAACAGAAATTACCAGTGCTCAAGAGTACCAGATGCTGTGGCGCCATTTGGCCTACCATCATGATTTGTTGGAAAAGATTGATGATGGAGCTGAACCTTTG GATGATGAGAGTGATCTGGAAATAGAAGTAGAAGCTGTTCCTGCTGCAAGTAGTGAAATCTTGTCTGAAGCTGCAGCATGTGTCAGG GTATTGATGTCCTATGGCCTACCACGGGAACATAGCCTAACAAATCGTACAAATGCAGAAGCTTCTTCATCTCTGAATGGATTCAGTGATCAGACTTTACGAGTTCCGTTAGACAAGCAGCAACAGTCACGAGCCAATCGTGGAACTAATGTTACAGTTGCTACTCTTCAGAGGCAGTCTCTGGCCATGGGAACATCAACTGAAGGATTTGAAGGAAATGGATCTGGTTCAAGCTTTCCTccaaaaaagaagagaaaactaTGGACCAAAGAGGAGGATATGGAACTAATAGCTGCAGTTCAAAAGTTTGGTGAAGGGAATTGGTCAAACATTCTCAAAGGAGATTTCAAGCACAACAGAACTGCTTCACAGCTATCACAG AGATGGGCCATTATTAGGAAGCGTGATGCTAACTTACTTCAAGGTTCCAGTAACAAGTTAGCCAGCTCAACACGGTCCGAGGAGAGGCTGGCAACACAAAAGGCAATATCCTTGGCACTTGATATGCCTAAATCTGGAAGATTATTGGCTATACTGTCAG GTGGAACACAATCAATTGCAACTTCAAGTTCTCCTGCACTTTCAACTGCTCCATCTGATGTGCCGCCAATTTCAAGTCCCCCGCCTAACCAACAACAACAAGCTTCTCTGGCTATTTCTCCAAAAATAACCATGAATACTTTGAACAAACCTCAGACAATCCCAAAGAAGTCTTTGGTTTCTGCTAAGCCCTCCGTTGGTCCAAACTCTTTGATACAAGCTGCTGCATTTGCTGCAGGAGGGCGCATTGCTACTCCTTCAACCGCTGCCTCCTTGTTCAGAGCTGCACAATCAAAAAATGCTGTTCACATCAGACCTGGAGGAGGTGCTCGATCTTCTCCAATCAACAATGTTAAACCATTAACTCTGGCTAACACAACAGGCCAACAGTCCATGAGTGCTCGTTCCAGTAGAGTTACTGCTACTATACTTGCACCATCCCAGGCAAATCCTATGTCAGTGTCACCTAGGACCAAGCTAGGAGGTCCTCAAGTGCAAGGCTGCCATGGAAGGGCTGCAAACAATCCTCTTAATGTCACATCGACAAATCAACGGACAAACATAGAATCCACTTCAGACACTCTTTCCCCTGAAATATCCGAGAAAAATGACGATGCAGATAGTTCTGCCATTGATGTGGATGACTTACTGGTTGAAGAAATAAAATGTGAAGATGACATGGAATTCGATGAAATAATGGCTCCAGACCAACAGATGGACCTGCTCATTGGGGATATTAGTGCAAATGAGGACAATGATTTTGACAGCGCTTATGATGCAGAAGCTACTTCAGACAAGCAGTTGGATGAAAATGAGAACAGAACTGTGAACGATGTACTCCCCTCTGATATAGACACTACTGAGAACAAGAGTTTGGAAGTTAATGATAGTGAGGATCACATTCCACCTGAGGAGAGGCCTACTTTGCTCCATGACGAGTCTAACAAGAGTAACTGTGGGGAACATGTTTCGCTTGAGAATAGGACTACTTCACCTATTTGCAATGATCGGAATGATAATGCAGAAGAGTTAAATGGTGCAGAAATTATGGCGGAGAAAGCTGAAAGCTCCAAGGCACTTCATCTGGATCCGACACAAGAAGATGCTTCTTCAGGTGGAAAATTACTCAACAATGATGATAGCATTGCTATAAATGCCAAACAGGCTGAGCCAGGTGAGTCGAAGGTAGCGGAGGAGGATCTAACACGGAGAGATTAG
- the LOC122041224 gene encoding uncharacterized protein LOC122041224 isoform X2: MIPIQIILFRLVEIYEYCVSISKYHRHLCHISTETTLVSLTILWTQVLMSYGLPREHSLTNRTNAEASSSLNGFSDQTLRVPLDKQQQSRANRGTNVTVATLQRQSLAMGTSTEGFEGNGSGSSFPPKKKRKLWTKEEDMELIAAVQKFGEGNWSNILKGDFKHNRTASQLSQRWAIIRKRDANLLQGSSNKLASSTRSEERLATQKAISLALDMPKSGRLLAILSGGTQSIATSSSPALSTAPSDVPPISSPPPNQQQQASLAISPKITMNTLNKPQTIPKKSLVSAKPSVGPNSLIQAAAFAAGGRIATPSTAASLFRAAQSKNAVHIRPGGGARSSPINNVKPLTLANTTGQQSMSARSSRVTATILAPSQANPMSVSPRTKLGGPQVQGCHGRAANNPLNVTSTNQRTNIESTSDTLSPEISEKNDDADSSAIDVDDLLVEEIKCEDDMEFDEIMAPDQQMDLLIGDISANEDNDFDSAYDAEATSDKQLDENENRTVNDVLPSDIDTTENKSLEVNDSEDHIPPEERPTLLHDESNKSNCGEHVSLENRTTSPICNDRNDNAEELNGAEIMAEKAESSKALHLDPTQEDASSGGKLLNNDDSIAINAKQAEPGESKVAEEDLTRRD, translated from the exons ATGATACCAATACAAATCATATTGTTTAGATTGGTGGAAATATACGAATATTGTGTTTCCATTAGTAAATATCACCGTCATCTGTGCCACATATCAACCGAGACAACGCTTGTTTCCCTCACTATTCTTTGGACTCAG GTATTGATGTCCTATGGCCTACCACGGGAACATAGCCTAACAAATCGTACAAATGCAGAAGCTTCTTCATCTCTGAATGGATTCAGTGATCAGACTTTACGAGTTCCGTTAGACAAGCAGCAACAGTCACGAGCCAATCGTGGAACTAATGTTACAGTTGCTACTCTTCAGAGGCAGTCTCTGGCCATGGGAACATCAACTGAAGGATTTGAAGGAAATGGATCTGGTTCAAGCTTTCCTccaaaaaagaagagaaaactaTGGACCAAAGAGGAGGATATGGAACTAATAGCTGCAGTTCAAAAGTTTGGTGAAGGGAATTGGTCAAACATTCTCAAAGGAGATTTCAAGCACAACAGAACTGCTTCACAGCTATCACAG AGATGGGCCATTATTAGGAAGCGTGATGCTAACTTACTTCAAGGTTCCAGTAACAAGTTAGCCAGCTCAACACGGTCCGAGGAGAGGCTGGCAACACAAAAGGCAATATCCTTGGCACTTGATATGCCTAAATCTGGAAGATTATTGGCTATACTGTCAG GTGGAACACAATCAATTGCAACTTCAAGTTCTCCTGCACTTTCAACTGCTCCATCTGATGTGCCGCCAATTTCAAGTCCCCCGCCTAACCAACAACAACAAGCTTCTCTGGCTATTTCTCCAAAAATAACCATGAATACTTTGAACAAACCTCAGACAATCCCAAAGAAGTCTTTGGTTTCTGCTAAGCCCTCCGTTGGTCCAAACTCTTTGATACAAGCTGCTGCATTTGCTGCAGGAGGGCGCATTGCTACTCCTTCAACCGCTGCCTCCTTGTTCAGAGCTGCACAATCAAAAAATGCTGTTCACATCAGACCTGGAGGAGGTGCTCGATCTTCTCCAATCAACAATGTTAAACCATTAACTCTGGCTAACACAACAGGCCAACAGTCCATGAGTGCTCGTTCCAGTAGAGTTACTGCTACTATACTTGCACCATCCCAGGCAAATCCTATGTCAGTGTCACCTAGGACCAAGCTAGGAGGTCCTCAAGTGCAAGGCTGCCATGGAAGGGCTGCAAACAATCCTCTTAATGTCACATCGACAAATCAACGGACAAACATAGAATCCACTTCAGACACTCTTTCCCCTGAAATATCCGAGAAAAATGACGATGCAGATAGTTCTGCCATTGATGTGGATGACTTACTGGTTGAAGAAATAAAATGTGAAGATGACATGGAATTCGATGAAATAATGGCTCCAGACCAACAGATGGACCTGCTCATTGGGGATATTAGTGCAAATGAGGACAATGATTTTGACAGCGCTTATGATGCAGAAGCTACTTCAGACAAGCAGTTGGATGAAAATGAGAACAGAACTGTGAACGATGTACTCCCCTCTGATATAGACACTACTGAGAACAAGAGTTTGGAAGTTAATGATAGTGAGGATCACATTCCACCTGAGGAGAGGCCTACTTTGCTCCATGACGAGTCTAACAAGAGTAACTGTGGGGAACATGTTTCGCTTGAGAATAGGACTACTTCACCTATTTGCAATGATCGGAATGATAATGCAGAAGAGTTAAATGGTGCAGAAATTATGGCGGAGAAAGCTGAAAGCTCCAAGGCACTTCATCTGGATCCGACACAAGAAGATGCTTCTTCAGGTGGAAAATTACTCAACAATGATGATAGCATTGCTATAAATGCCAAACAGGCTGAGCCAGGTGAGTCGAAGGTAGCGGAGGAGGATCTAACACGGAGAGATTAG